Proteins encoded within one genomic window of Sulfolobales archaeon:
- a CDS encoding elongation factor 1-beta has protein sequence MADVIAVVKIYPVDVIQDFSEIMKKIRSVLPERYRILRHESEDLAYGYKILRLFVVFPEATEGGTEELESVLRGVEGVNEVEIEYISRVF, from the coding sequence ATGGCTGATGTCATAGCTGTTGTGAAAATTTATCCGGTAGATGTTATCCAAGACTTCTCAGAGATCATGAAAAAGATAAGATCTGTTCTTCCTGAGAGGTATAGAATTCTCAGACACGAATCCGAGGATCTGGCTTATGGTTATAAGATTCTCAGACTCTTCGTAGTATTTCCAGAAGCGACCGAAGGAGGTACTGAAGAATTAGAGAGTGTTCTAAGAGGAGTAGAAGGAGTTAATGAAGTAGAGATCGAGTATATATCAAGAGTTTTCTAG
- a CDS encoding zinc finger domain-containing protein gives MSGVIVVATLSTRLPRPALVDEISPPICSSCKRIIPPYEKAVSFTCPNCGKYTIWRCKKCRNAAISYRCPVCGFEGP, from the coding sequence GTGTCAGGTGTCATAGTAGTGGCAACTCTATCTACAAGACTCCCGAGACCGGCTCTAGTAGACGAGATATCACCACCAATATGTTCATCGTGTAAAAGAATCATACCTCCCTACGAGAAGGCTGTGAGTTTTACATGTCCTAATTGTGGTAAATACACGATCTGGAGATGTAAGAAGTGTAGAAATGCCGCTATATCATATAGATGCCCTGTATGTGGTTTCGAGGGTCCTTAG